A portion of the Pogoniulus pusillus isolate bPogPus1 chromosome 6, bPogPus1.pri, whole genome shotgun sequence genome contains these proteins:
- the JMJD1C gene encoding probable JmjC domain-containing histone demethylation protein 2C isoform X3, producing the protein MQGPYSLNGYRVRVYRQDSATQWFTGIITHHDLFTRTMVVMNDQVLEPQNVDPSMVQMTFLDDVVHSLLKGENIGITSRRRSRSNQNSNTVHGHYTRAQANSPRPAMNSQTAAPKQNSHQQQKNTRLNKRKGSDSSMPDEEKMKEERYDYIGRGETPKNKTKNFVSKRRKPEEDEKKLNMKRLRTDNISDYSESSDSEISNKRLTDSSSEQNSENELKSKNTSKINGEEGKSQTTEGVEQTLTDRQSPWDEIQEDKNHEETERLKSSILDQQEKSSLHAAEQPTPYEQSAKDPHVQECSAQKHHSAEVKNEQFVPRPPTPKCVVDITNENNSEKESQDNAAASTLGLQTVQKIESHSSDLKQQFANANFVEARKQEADQSWVSSVANKTDLIQPGLVKTLSVNEHLNPEKEKLQYGSFMSSLNVASLAEESKLHKQSPVPDSGKSKPSTSVDHPKTKSPDVKPKFTQSSDTVKSKYPNGTHAYSGLGLPSSKWVHPETPVNTEASLRRNTPSPWLHQPTPVTSADSLGLLSHIPVRPSSADPLRPLKLTTHSSPPLSKSIVEHHKEELERKTFIEPLRSVSTAQVKTELEQGRTQTAKESHMHRHFVDPMLNQLPRPPQETGERLSKYKEEHRRILQESIEVAPFTAKIKALEGERENYSRVTSLSSSPKSHSVKYDKDAERSVSELYKMKHSVPQSLPQSNYFTTLSNSVVNEPPRSYPSKEASSTYVDKQANCPSTAASAQSLPSYISSLSKPPPLIKHQPESEGSVGKISEQLSQSVQSHSVNSFRSDSRSPTQLSISSSNTLRSMPALHRAPVFHPPVHQNLEKKESSYSSLSPPTLTPVQPVNAGGGKIQELQKPPTLVPEPKEAQAVYKGSSEQNVSEMWKSSNAPSNEKADWHAERMSGKSQSATASVIVRPPSTKYESASVMQSAPKDRLSERSSAVTNQADCLKTAETRETGRVILPNMNSDSARTQYEKKFPAVLQGSVPHAATPTTTMICSTKTDVTTSAATTTSVSSWGSSEVTYSLSSTVLACTPLESTASRAAGQVVAQAQECKVSTPALVTPAAGKAGSAAQPSTGLSTSTDFVHLKKHKAALAAAQFKSSNSSEAECNSVKNQTFSTSLPLDSAVGCNTANKANPVGSGQTSQASQPNYHTKLKKAWLTRHSEEDKNTNKKENSGNSVSEIIKPCTVNLIASTSNDLQNNIDSKILADKFVKEDKHPRRKAKRTYESGSESGDSDESESKSEQRTKRQPKPTYKKKQNDLQKKKGDAEEEVKPNGVLSRSAKEKSKLKLQSSSNSTGIPRSVLKDWRKVKKLKQTGESFLQDDSCSEIGPNLQKCRECRLIRSKKGEEPTHSPVFCRFYYFRRLSFSKNGVVRIDGFSSPDQYDDEALSLWTHENYEDDELDLETSKYILDIIGDKFCQLVTSEKTAMSWVKKDAKIAWKRAVRGVREMCDACEATLFNIHWVCQKCGFVVCLDCYKAKERKSSRDKELYAWMKCVKGQPHDHKHLMPTQIIPGSVLTDLLDAMHNIREKFEIKSHCQCTSKQSTQSGKLPAMNGVSQVLQNVLNHSNKISLCMPESQQQNTPQKSETNGNTSPRSDVSTDSKLTPPESQSPLHWLADLAEQKAREEKKENKECPSGKHSKEEKDQDSLESQNCKSSPPASQNNEQGSTLRDLLTTTAGKLRLGSTDAGIAFAPVYSTGAASGKSGRSMPNILDDIIASVVENKIPPNRAPKINAKSEIKDEPKDDKNCVQDECSNRYSDIQYSWICDKHVLWLKDHKNSNNWKLFKECWKQGRPVLVSGMHKKMNFSLWKAESISVDFGNQQADILNCKDSIISNTNVKEFWDGFEDVSKRQKIKNGETALLKLKDWPSGEDFKAMMPARYEDLLKSLPLPEYCSPEGKLNLASHLPGFFVRPDLGPRLCSAYGVAATKDHDIGTTNLHIEVSDVVNILVYVGIAKGNGVLSKSGVLKKFEEEDLDDLLRKRLKDSSELPGALWHIYAGKDADKIREFLQKIAKEQGLEVLPEHDPIRDQSWYVNKKLRQRLLEEYGVKTCTVIQFLGDAIILPAGALHQVQNFHSCVQVTEDFVSPEHLVQSFHLTQELRLSKEEINYDDKLQVKNILYHAVKEMVRALKIHESEMEDMDEN; encoded by the exons GTGTTAGAACCTCAGAATGTTGATCCTTCTATGGTTCAGATGACCTTTCTAGATGATGTTGTTCACTCTTTGTTGAAAGGTGAAAATATTGGTATCACTTCACGCCGACGGTCTCGTTCCAACCAGAACAGCAACACAGTCCAC GGTCATTATACACGTGCACAAGCAAATAGTCCCAGACCAGCAATGAATTCCCAAACTGCAGCACCAAAACAGAATTCTCACCAGCAACAAAAGAATACTCGCCTAAATAAGAGGAAAGGCTCTGATAGCAGCATGCCTGATGAAGAGAAGATGAAAGAAGAAAGATATGATTATATAGGTCGAGGAG AAACCcccaaaaacaaaactaaaaactTTGTtagcaaaagaagaaaacctGAAGAGGATGAAAAAAAACTAAATATGAAGAGGCTGCGGACAGACAATATCTCAGATTACTCTGAGAGCAGTGACTCAGAAATTTCAAATAAAAGATTAACAGATTCATCCTCAGAGCAGAATTCAGAAAATGAGTTAAAAAGCAAGAACACTTCAAAGATAAatggagaagaaggaaaatcCCAAACTACTGAGGGAGTAGAACAGACACTAACAGATAGACAGTCTCCGTGGGATGAAATACAGGAGGATAAAAATCACGAGGAGACAGAAAGACTGAAGTCATCCATCTTAGATCAGCAGGAAAAATCTTCTCTccatgcagcagagcagccaacaCCTTACGAACAGAGTGCCAAGGATCCACATGTTCAGGAGTGCAGTGCACAAAAACATCATTCTGCAGAAGTAAAGAATGAGCAGTTTGTACCCAGACCTCCTACTCCGAAATGTGTTGTTGACATTACTAATGAAAACAACTCTGAAAAAGAGAGCCAGGATAATGCTGCTGCAAGTACCCTTGGTTTGCAAACGGTTCAGAAAATAGAATCTCACAGTAGTGATTTAAAACAGCAGTTTGCTAATGCAAATTTTGTTGAAGCAAGAAAACAGGAAGCTGATCAAAGCTGGGTTAGCAGCGTTGCTAACAAAACGGATTTGATACAACCTGGGCTTGTAAAAACATTGTCAGTAAATGAACACttaaatcctgagaaagaaaagtTGCAGTATGGCTCCTTTATGTCTTCGTTAAATGTAGCTTCTCTAGCAGAAGAGAGTAAACTGCATAAGCAAAGTCCAGTCCCTGATTCTGGGAAGTCAAAACCTAGTACTTCAGTTGATCATCCTAAAACAAAGTCACCTGATGTTAAGCCTAAATTCACCCAATCTTCTGATACTGTGAAGTCTAAG TATCCAAATGGAACACATGCTTACTCAGGACTTGGTCTGCCCTCCTCCAAATGGGTCCACCCAGAAACTCCTGTTAACACTGAGGCTTCCTTGAGAAGG AATACTCCCAGCCCATGGTTGCACCAGCCTACCCCAGTGACCTCAGCTGACAGCCTTGGTTTATTGAGTCACATTCCTGTGAGACCATCCAGTGCAGATCCCCTTCGACCTCTCAAACTGACCACGCATTCCAGTCCACCATTGTCCAAAAGCATCGTAGAGCATCATAAAGA AGAACTGGAGAGGAAAACGTTTATTGAGCCTTTACGTTCTGTTTCAACTGCCCAAGTAAAGACTGAGCTAGAGCAAGGCAGAACACAGACAGCGAAGGAGAGCCATATGCACAGACATTTTGTAGATCCGATGTTGAACCAGCTGCCAAGGCCACCACAGGAGACTGGGGAGCGACTGAGCAAGTACAAAGAAGAACACAGACGGATACTCCAAGAAAGTATTGAAGTTGCTCCTTTTACAGCTAAAATAAAGGCactggagggagagagagagaactatTCCAGGGTAACATCCTTATCTTCAAGTCCCAAAAGCCATTCAGTAAAATATGACAAAGATGCTGAGCGCTCTGTGTCAGAACTGTATAAAATGAAGCATTCAGTTCCACAAAGTTTGCCACAGAGTAACTATTTCACTACTTTGTCTAACAGTGTAGTAAATGAACCGCCGAGGTCATACCCCTCAAAGGAAGCTTCAAGTACGTATGTTGATAAGCAAGCCAACTGTCCTTCAACAGCAGCTAGTGCCCAGTCTCTCCCCTCTtacatttcttctctttcaaagCCTCCACCTTTAATTAAGCACCAACCAGAGAGTGAAGGCTCTGTGGGCAAGATATCTGAGCAGCTTTCGCAGTCAGTGCAGTCTCATTCTGTAAATTCCTTCAGAAGTGATAGCAGGAGCCCTACTCAGTTGTCAATCTCATCTTCAAATACACTCCGGAGTATGCCTGCCTTGCATAGAGCCCCTGTGTTTCACCCCCCTGTGCACCAGAAcctggagaagaaggaaagCAGTTACAGCAGCCTTTCACCTCCAACTCTAACCCCTGTTCAACCTGTTAATGCTGGTGGTGGCAAAATACAGGAGCTGCAGAAACCACCAACATTGGTACCTGAGCCTAAGGAAGCTCAGGCTGTTTACAAGGGCTCCTCTGAACAGAATGTATCAGAAATGTGGAAGTCCAGTAACGCCCCAAGTAATGAAAAAGCAGATTGGCACGCTGAGAGAATGAGCGGAAAGTCACAGTCCGCTACAGCATCTGTTATTGTGCGTCCTCCTAGCACGAAATACGAGAGCGCATCAGTGATGCAGTCTGCTCCCAAGGATCGACTTAGTGAGAGATCTTCAGCTGTGACAAATCAAGCAGATTGCCTGAAAACAGCGGAAACTAGGGAGACTGGAAGAGTCATCCTGCCAAATATGAACTCAGACAGTGCTCGCACACAATATGAGAAGAAATTTCCAGCTGTCTTGCAAGGCAGCGTTCCTCATGCTGCCACCCCTACCACGACTATGATCTGCAGTACCAAAACCGATGTCACTACGTCGGCAGCAACAACTACCAGTGTGTCTAGCTGGGGCAGTTCAGAAGTGACTTACTCCTTGTCGAGCACAGTGTTGGCCTGCACACCGTTAGAGAGCACTGCCTCGAGAGCCGCGGGTCAGGTGGTGGCACAGGCCCAGGAGTGCAAGGTCAGCACTCCAGCTCTGGTTACACCCGCTGCTGGcaaggcaggcagtgctgctcagcctAGCACGGGGCTTTCCACGTCCACTGACTTTGTCCATTTGAAAAAGCACAAGGCAGCATTGGCTGCAGCTCAGTTTAAAAGTAGTAACAGTAGTGAGGCCGAGTGCAACTCTGTGAAAAATCAGACATTTTCAACCTCTCTCCCCCTAGACAGTGCTGTCGGCTGTAATacagcaaacaaagcaaaccctGTAGGCAGTGGGCAAACTTCCCAGGCAAGTCAGCCAAACTACCACACTAAACTGAAAAAGGCTTGGCTGACAAGACATTCAGAGGAAGATAAAAACACTAATAAAAAAGAGAATTCAGGAAACAGTGTTTCAGAAATTATTAAACCATGTACTGTCAATTTAATAGCTTCTACATCAAACGATTTGCAAAATAACATAGATAGTAAAATCTTGGCAGATAAGTTTGTGAAAGAAGATAAGCACCCACGGAGAAAAGCGAAACGAACTTACGAGTCTGGCTCTGAAAGTGGAGACTCTGATGAAAGTGAGAGCAAGTCAGAGCAAAGGACTAAGCGGCAGCCTAAGCCAActtacaaaaagaaacaaaatgatttgcagaaaaaaaagggtGATGCAGAGGAAGAAGTAAAACCCAATGGTGTTCTTAGCAGGAgtgcaaaagaaaaaagcaagctGAAGCTACAGAGCAGCAGTAACAGCA CTGGTATACCTCGCTCAGTGTTAAAAGACTGGCGCAAAGTCAAGAAGCTGAAGCAAACGGGAGAGTCCTTTTTGCAGGATGATTCTTGCTCTGAAATAGGACCAAATTTGCAAAAATGCAGAGAATGTAGGTTAATAAGAAGTAAGAAAGGAGAAGAACCAACTCACTCACCAGTATTTTGTAGATTTTACTACTTCCGACG gTTATCTTTTAGTAAGAATGGAGTGGTTAGGATAGATGGTTTCTCCTCTCCTGATCAGTATGATGATGAAGCACTGAGTTTATGGACACATGAAaactatgaagatgatgaactGGACCTAGAAACATCTAAATACATTCTAGATATCATAGGTGATAAATTTTGTCAGCTAGTAACATCCGAGAAAACAGCCATGTCCTGGGTGAAGAAAGATG CCAAAATTGCATGGAAGAGAGCAGTGAGGGGAGTTCGTGAGATGTGTGATGCATGCGAAGCCACATTATTTAACATTCATTGGGTCTGCCAAAAATGTGGATTTGTGGTCTGCCTAGATTGTTACaaggcaaaggaaagaaaaagctccAGAG ATAAGGAGTTGTATGCCTGGATGAAGTGTGTGAAGGGGCAGCCTCATGATCACAAACACCTGATGCCAACACAGATTATTCCAGGCTCTG TTTTGACAGACCTTTTAGATGCTATGCACAACATTAGAGAAAAATTTGAAATTAAGTCACATTGTCAGTGTACCAGCAAGCAGAGCACACAATCTGGCAAGCTCCCTGCAATGAATGGTGTATCTCAG GTTTTGCAGAATGTCCTCAACCACAGTAATAAAATTTCTCTGTGCATGCCTGAGTCTCAACAGCAGAATACTCCTCAGAAGTCTGAGACAAATGGTAATACAAGTCCAAGGAGTGATGTaagcacagacagcaagttaacACCACCTGAATCTCAGTCCCCACTGCACTGGTTAGCTGatcttgcagagcagaaagccagagaggaaaagaaag AGAACAAAGAATGTCCTTCTGGAAAACAttcaaaggaagagaaagaccaGGATAGTTTGGAGTCCCAAAACTGTAAAAgctcccctcctgcctcccagAACAATGAGCAGGGCTCAACCTTACGGGATTTATTAACTACAACAGCAGGCAAACTGCGTCTAGGTTCTACAGATGCTGGTATTGCATTTGCTCCAGTTTACTCTACAGGAGCAGCA AGTGGCAAGAGTGGAAGGTCTATGCCAAACATTCTCGATGACATAATTGCTTCTGTAGTAGAAAACAAGATTCCACCAAACAGAGCACCAAAGATAAATGCGAAGTCTGAAATTAAAGACGAGCCAAAGGATGATAAAAACTGTGTTCAGGATGAGTGCAGTAACCGGTACAGCGATATTCAGTATTCCTGGATCTGTGATAAGCATGTTCTGTGGCTCAAAGACCATAAAAACAGCAACAACTGGAAGCTGTTCAAAGAGTGCTGGAAGCAAGGAAGG CCTGTTTTGGTGTCTGGTATGCACAAGAAAATGAACTTCAGCCTGTGGAAAGCAGAGTCCATTAGTGTAGACTTTGGAAACCAGCAAGCTGATATCTTGAATTGCAAAGACAGTATTATTTCAAACACCAATGTCAAGGAGTTCTGGGATGGTTTTGAAGATGTTTCAA AACGGCAGAAAATTAAAAATGGGGAAACAGCTCTGCTAAAACTGAAGGATTGGCCTTCTGGGGAAGATTTCAAGGCTATGATGCCAGCAAG aTATGAGGACTTGCTGAAAAGTTTACCTTTGCCTGAATATTGTAGTCCAGAAGGAAAACTGAACTTGGCTTCTCATCTGCCCGGATTTTTTGTTCGTCCAGATTTGGGACCCAGACTATGCAGTGCTTATG GTGTGGCTGCTACTAAAGACCATGATATAGGAACCACAAATCTCCATATTGAAGTTTCTGATGTCGTGAACATCCTTGTTTATGTTGGTATAGCAAAAGGAAACGGAGTGCTTTCCAAATCAG GAGTTCTGAAGAAGTTTGAAGAGGAAGATTTGGATGATCTTTTAAGAAAGCGGTTGAAGGACTCAAGTGAATTACCTGGTGCTTTATGGCACATCTATGCTGGCAAAGATGCTGACAAGATAAGGGAGTTTCTGCAAAAG ATAGCAAAAGAGCAAGGCTTAGAGGTTCTACCAGAACACGATCCAATCCGCGATCAGAGTTGGTACGTGAACAAAAAGCTTCGCCAAAGACTTCTGGAGGAGTACGGAGTGAAGACCTGCACGGTTATTCAGTTTCTTGGTGATGCCATTATTCTACCAGCAGGAGCCCTTCATCAG GTGCAAAATTTTCACAGTTGCGTTCAAGTAACTGAAGACTTTGTGTCTCCAGAACATCTTGTGCAGTCATTTCACTTAAcgcaggagctgaggctgtcaaAGGAAGAAATCAATTATGATGATAAACTGCAG GTCAAAAATATCTTATATCATGCAGTTAAAGAAATGGTGAGAGCTCTGAAGATTCATGAAAGTGAAATGGAAGATATGGATGAGAACTAA